One Candida dubliniensis CD36 chromosome 1, complete sequence genomic region harbors:
- a CDS encoding urea amidolyase (including urea carboxylase and allophanate hydrolase), putative (Similar to C. albicans DUR1,2) — MSHLGWSVEDWKKFHYESTPDESFELLSQLLKSQKSAPEDPAWISLASIENLEHQWKFLQSKSNKRDLPLYGVPVAVKDNIDAKTFETTAACPSFAYSPSKDATTVRLLRDAGAIVIGKTNLDQFATGLVGTRSPYGITPNTFNPKYVSGGSSAGSASVVARGIVPIALGTDTAGSGRVPAALNNLIGLKPTKGVFSCSGVVPACKSLDCVSIFALNLQDAQLTFSIMAQEDEHDEFSRSMPENPLLKFGKTPKIVVPTNLLWYGEQENPKLYKEAVAKFERIGCELVSLDIEPLLELARCLYEGPWVAERYVAVKDFFATNPPEKDLDPTVTKIIKGGEHYSAATCFQYEYKRQGIVKRVNKLLEGIDAIIVPTAPLNPTIEEVTNEPIKVNSCQGTYTNFVNLADMSALAIPAGFRNDGLPFGVTLLSHKFNDYALLDLASRYLKLDNLRTCGVSQKKTSTIHDELYLLPKSIPQETVKLAVVGAHLKGFELHWQLEKVDARFIESTTTSKNYKLYALPKTGPVAKPGLRRVESAGEHIIVETYSIPKEKFGQFIKYVPEPLGIGSVELKSGEWCKSFICEEFGYKQPGTVDITEFGGWKKYQEHLRASKKPFNSVLVANRGEIAVRIIKTLKKLGVKSIAIYSDPDKYAQHSLLADVAIPLHGTTAAETYINIEKVIKAAKDSGAEAIIPGYGFLSENADFSDRCGKEGIVFVGPSGDAIRKLGLKHSAREIAEKAGVPLVPGSGLVKDAKEAREIAAKLEYPIMVKSTAGGGGIGLQKVDSEKDIERVFETVQHQGKSYFGDSGVFLERFVENARHVEIQMLGDGNGNAIAVGERDCSLQRRNQKIIEETPAPNLPEETRSKMRKAAESLGSTMKYKCAGTVEYIYDPKRDEFYFLEVNARLQVEHPITEMVTGLDLVEWMLLIAADTPPDFNQKIEVKGASMEARLYAENPVKGFMPSPGQLTEVQFPEWARIDTWVEKGTIVSAEYDPTLAKIIVHGKDRDDALKKLRQALNETVVYGCITNVDYLRSIANSKMFEEAAVATKVLDSYDYNPHAIEILQPGAYTTVQDYPGRRGYWHIGVPPSGCMDQYSFRVANKIVGNDAASPGIEITLNGPKLLFHQDCVVAVTGGKTKVEVNQVEVNQWEPINIKSGDKLNIGKLSTGCRAYLAIRGGVDVVEYLGSRSTFALGNLGGYNGRVLKLGDVLFLGQPDVTSCTLPGPISQPTPVPSLLIPNYDNKVWKIGVTCGPHGSPDFFKAESVEEFFSSTWKVHYNSNRFGVRLIGPKPKWARKDGGEGGLHPSNTHDYVYSMGAINFTGDEPVILTCDGPSLGGFVCEAVVAESELWKVGQVKPGESIQFVPISYESAKKLKKQQNDAIENLSGDLTPLDNVSLSAPENPILYQFKVSSNAPKVTYRQAGDRYILVEYGDNLLDLNLAYRIHKLDAMVKEYKPKGIFELSAGVRSVLVEYTDDITQKEALDTLVSYEKEIIFVNKWKVSSRIIKLPMAFEDKKTLDAVKRYQETIRSEAPWLPNNVDFIANINGITRTDVKDMLYTARFLVLGLGDVFLGAPCAVPLDPRHRLLGTKYNPSRTFTPNGTVGIGGNYMCIYTMESPGGYQLVGRTVPIWDKLSLGEHSPSTKPWLLSPFDQIEFYPVTEEEVDAFSEQMNAGKFKVDIVESVFDHGKYLEWIQENSKSIEEFQQNQGGEKLEEFNRLIQISNSELEKSGTKVQDDEKFDDNAELVYSEYSGRFWKSVVEVGDKVTAHQPLIVVEAMKTEMVVNAPRDGKVLKIYHKNGDMVEAGDLVVVLE, encoded by the coding sequence ATGTCACACTTAGGTTGGTCAGTAGAAGATTGGAAAAAGTTTCATTATGAATCAACTCCAGATGAAtcttttgaattattatctcAATTATTAAAGTCCCAGAAATCCGCTCCAGAAGATCCTGCTTGGATATCCTTAGCTTCCATAGAGAATTTAGAACACCAATGGAAATTCTtacaatcaaaatcaaacaaacgAGATTTACCATTATATGGGGTCCCAGTAGCTGTTAAAGATAATATAGATGCTAAAACATTTGAAACCACAGCAGCCTGTCCATCATTTGCTTATTCTCCTTCAAAAGATGCTACCACGGTTAGATTGCTAAGAGACGCAGGTGCAATAGTTATTGGGAAAACCAATTTAGATCAATTTGCAACAGGTTTAGTTGGGACAAGGTCTCCATATGGAATAACCCCAAATACATTTAATCCAAAATACGTTAGTGGTGGCTCTTCAGCCGGATCTGCCTCGGTGGTTGCCAGAGGTATTGTTCCAATTGCATTAGGTACCGACACTGCTGGATCAGGAAGAGTTCCTGCAGCATTGAATAATCTTATTGGATTGAAACCAACAAAAGGAGTCTTTTCTTGTTCAGGGGTTGTTCCAGCATGTAAGTCGCTCGACTGTGTTTCGATATTTGCATTGAATTTGCAAGATGCACAACTTACGTTTAGTATCATGGCACAAGAAGATGAACATGATGAGTTCTCAAGATCAATGCCAGAAAAtccattattgaaatttggtAAAACCCCCAAAATAGTGGTTCCAACCAATTTGTTGTGGTATGGCGAACAAGAAAACCCCAAATTATACAAAGAAGCAGTGGCTAAATTTGAGAGAATTGGATGTGAATTGGTGTCTTTGGACATTGAACCATTATTGGAATTAGCTAGATGCTTATATGAGGGTCCATGGGTTGCTGAACGTTATGTTGCTGTAAAAGATTTCTTTGCTACAAATCCACCAGAGAAAGATTTGGATCCAACAGTTACCAAAATTATAAAAGGCGGAGAGCATTATTCTGCCGCTACTTGTTTCCAGTATGAATACAAAAGACAAGGGATTGTGAAGCGAGTCAACAAATTGTTAGAAGGCATCGATGCGATTATTGTACCAACAGCCCCATTGAATCCAACAATCGAGGAGGTCACCAACGAACCAATTAAAGTCAATTCATGTCAAGGTACTTATACCAACTTTGTCAACTTGGCAGATATGTCTGCATTAGCTATCCCCGCAGGATTCAGAAATGATGGATTACCTTTTGGTGTCACATTGTTGTCACACAAGTTCAACGACTATGCATTATTAGATTTAGCCAGTCGTTACTTGAAACTTGACAATTTACGTACTTGTGGAGTCTcacaaaagaaaacatcTACCATCCATGATGAATTGTACTTGttaccaaaatcaattccCCAAGAAACTGTTAAATTGGCCGTTGTTGGAGCCCATCTTAAAGGATTTGAATTACATTGGCAATTAGAAAAAGTAGATGCTCgatttattgaatcaacaacaacttcaaaAAACTATAAATTGTATGCCTTACCCAAGACAGGACCAGTTGCCAAACCTGGATTGAGAAGGGTAGAATCTGCTGGTGAACatataattgttgaaaccTATAGTATTCCAAAAGAGAAATTCGGacaatttataaaatatGTACCTGAACCACTAGGTATTGGATCagttgaattgaaatcagGTGAATGGTGCAAGTCTTTTATCTGTGAAGAATTTGGTTACAAACAACCAGGTACTGTTGACATTACCGAGTTTGGAGGTTGGAAAAAATACCAAGAACATTTGCGTGCATCTAAAAAACCATTCAATTCTGTTTTGGTTGCCAATAGAGGAGAAATTGCCGTTAGAATAATCaaaactttgaaaaaattggggGTCAAATCTATTGCTATTTACTCAGACCCAGATAAATATGCTCAACATTCATTATTGGCAGATGTTGCAATTCCATTACACGGTACAACAGCTGCCGAGACTTATATCAACATTGAGAAAGTTATCAAAGCAGCTAAGGATTCAGGTGCTGAAGCAATCATTCCCGGGTATGGGTTCTTATCCGAAAATGCCGATTTCTCAGATCGTTGTGGTAAAGAAGGAATTGTGTTTGTTGGACCATCTGGTGATGCCATTAGAAAATTGGGATTGAAACATTCAGCTAGAGAAATTGCTGAAAAGGCGGGCGTACCTTTGGTGCCTGGATCAGGTTTGGTGAAAGATGCCAAAGAAGCCAGAGAAATTGCTGCCAAATTGGAATATCCAATTATGGTCAAATCTActgctggtggtggtggtatcGGTTTACAAAAAGTCGATTCtgaaaaagatattgaacGGGTTTTTGAAACTGTTCAGCATCAAGGAAAATCTTATTTTGGTGACTCAGGAGTATTTTTGGAAAGATTTGTTGAGAATGCCAGACACGTTGAAATCCAAATGTTAGGTGATGGTAACGGTAATGCCATTGCTGTTGGTGAAAGAGATTGTTCTTTACAACGTAGAAACCAAAAGATCATTGAAGAGACTCCTGCACCCAATTTACCAGAAGAAACTAGAAGTAAAATGAGAAAAGCGGCTGAATCGCTTGGTTCAACTATGAAGTATAAATGTGCTGGTACCGTGGAATATATTTATGATCCTAAAAGAGATGAATTCTACTTTTTAGAAGTGAATGCCAGATTACAAGTTGAGCATCCAATTACAGAAATGGTCACTGGATTGGATTTAGTTGAATGGATGCTTTTGATAGCAGCAGACACCCCACCAGAtttcaaccaaaaaattgaagttAAAGGAGCATCAATGGAAGCTAGATTATATGCTGAAAATCCTGTCAAAGGTTTCATGCCATCCCCAGGTCAATTGACAGAAGTCCAATTCCCAGAATGGGCTAGAATCGATACTTGGGTTGAGAAAGGTACGATTGTTTCTGCTGAATATGATCCTACATTAGCTAAAATCATTGTTCATGGTAAGGATAGAGATGATGCCTTAAAGAAGTTACGTCAAGCATTGAATGAAACTGTTGTTTATGGATGTATCACCAatgttgattatttgaGATCCATTGCTAATTCGAAAATGTTTGAAGAAGCAGCAGTTGCCACCAAAGTGTTGGATTCGTACGACTACAACCCTCATGCCATTGAAATCTTGCAACCAGGTGCTTACACTACCGTCCAAGATTACCCAGGTAGAAGGGGTTATTGGCACATTGGGGTTCCTCCTTCAGGTTGCATGGATCAATATTCATTTAGAGTTGctaataaaattgttggtAACGATGCTGCATCTCCTGGTATTGAAATCACATTGAATGGTCCAAAACTTTTGTTCCACCAAGATtgtgttgttgctgttacTGGTGGTAAAACCAAAGTCGAAGTTAATCAAGTTGAAGTCAACCAATGGGAACCaattaatatcaaaagTGGAgacaaattgaatattggtAAGTTGTCTACTGGCTGCAGAGCTTACTTGGCTATTAGAGGtggtgttgatgttgttgaataCTTGGGTTCAAGATCAACTTTTGCCTTGGGTAATTTAGGTGGTTACAATGGTAGAGTTTTAAAATTGGGtgatgttttatttttgggaCAACCTGATGTTACAAGCTGTACTTTACCAGGTCCTATTTCTCAACCAACACCTGTtccatcattattaattccAAATTATGACAACAAAGTTTGGAAGATTGGTGTTACTTGTGGTCCACATGGATCTCCAGATTTCTTTAAAGCCGAGTCagttgaagaatttttcTCCTCCACTTGGAAAGTGCATTACAATTCCAACAGATTTGGGGTTAGATTAATTGGACCAAAACCTAAATGGGCCAGAAAGGATGGTGGTGAAGGGGGGTTGCACCCATCAAACACCCACGATTATGTTTATTCCATGGGTGCTATCAATTTCACTGGTGACGAACCAGTCATTTTAACATGCGATGGTCCATCCTTAGGAGGATTTGTTTGTGAAGCAGTTGTTGCAGAATCAGAATTATGGAAAGTTGGCCAAGTTAAACCAGGtgaatcaattcaatttgtcCCAATAAGTTATGAATCAgctaaaaaattgaaaaagcaACAAAATGATGCAATTGAAAACTTGTCGGGTGACTTGACACCTCTTGACAACGTCTCATTATCAGCACCAGAAAACCCAATTTTGTATCAATTTAAAGTGTCCTCAAATGCTCCAAAAGTAACCTATCGTCAAGCTGGTGATAGATATATTCTTGTTGAATACGGGGACAATCTTCTTGATTTGAATCTAGCTTATAGAATCCACAAGTTGGATGCAATGGTGAAAGAATATAAACCTAAAGgtatttttgaattgtCTGCTGGAGTTAGATCAGTGTTAGTTGAATATACTGATGACATCACCCAAAAGGAAGCTTTGGATACTTTAGTTTCTTATGAAAAGGAAATTATATTCGTTAACAAATGGAAAGTGAGTTcgagaattattaaattaccTATGGCTTTCGAAGACAAGAAAACATTAGATGCAGTCAAGAGATATCAAGAAACCATTAGAAGCGAAGCACCCTGGTTACCAAACaatgttgattttattgCTAACATTAATGGAATCACAAGAACTGATGTTAAAGATATGTTATATACCGCGAgatttttggttttagGATTAGGGGATGTTTTCCTTGGAGCACCATGTGCTGTTCCATTAGACCCAAGACATAGACTATTGGGTACCAAATACAATCCTTCAAGAACTTTCACACCCAATGGTACTGTTGGTATTGGTGGTAATTATATGTGTATTTACACGATGGAATCACCAGGTGGTTATCAATTAGTTGGGAGAACGGTTCCAATTTGGGATAAATTGAGTTTAGGTGAACATTCGCCAAGTACCAAACCATGGTTGTTGAGTCCATTTGATCAAATAGAATTCTATCCTGTtactgaagaagaagttgatgCATTTTCTGAACAAATGAATGCTGGTAAATTCAaagttgatattgttgaatcaGTATTTGATCATGGT